The DNA window gttctggttcctgaattacaggaggatacgtacgatcacgcattaaatctcgattctaacgaattctgcgatgaatgtaaaaacgtgaaatttttgcctttctcaatagaaaggtattgcaattgctctgaaaaccgactttttaacggaggcccggaggaccgagtgacatataccattcgattcagttcgtcgagttcggcaaatgtctgtgtgtatgtatgtatgtgtgtgtatgtgcgtatgtgtgtgtgtatgttaccaaaaatgtcaatcatttttctcagagatggctgaaccgattttgacaaacttagcctcaaatgaaaggtgcaacgttcccgaaggctgctattgaatttctaatatttccgacttccggttccggaattacagggtgatgagtacgaacacgcagaaaattttaattttcgatttcgataaattctgcaatgaatgcataaaggtgaaattttttcgaaaatatgaccacagctgcttcgatttgtagtattaggtcactaacatccattcaaagtctatttggccacattggccaccatcatcggttcaggaagccccggcggaagtatctaaattcagaataaccgaTGTGACTGGTTTCTCGGacatggctagaccgattcgactaaacttggcctaaaatgaaaagtattgcgtccccgtaaatggctatttaatttcatcccgatccgacttccggttccggagttataggttgtggcgtgcgatcacatagcaaattgtgattcaaaccgatactccgatgaaagcaaaaaaggtaaaaatttcgctaaaatgtctttcaaacaacttaaatttgctgttctaggtcaccgacgaccaaccaaactttcgttgacttcattgaccaccatagacggttccggaagtgcccgggaaaagcggccatctttcaaaatttacgaattcacatcagtttcccggaaatggttgggccgattttcacaaacttagtcccaaatgacagctataatatccccacagatgtttataaaatttcgtacggatcgcttatatgggggcggaaatatagactaaatcgtccggtcatatatgaaattcccatataaaccggaacttaaattttttttcaaaggggggaccccataaaatttcagaaatcgaattcgtatttttgatgcaaaacatctttaaaatgcatgaaacgtcgagattttatgttatctcgaaaaatttttttttgtaaaaatcgactttttgggactttgccgatttcgcaccttttttcagttcaatattaccgtggctgttttttcttcttcaaaatttttgatttattttcctgtatatagttgtcatgtgatgtacaataataaaatgtaatgtatgcatttaaaagcttttaatgaatataaacatcgcacacattctcgtgattcatgattgagaaaggcacaattgcaccgctaggtggattaaaataggttttttttttagaattttacattCAACAAATATTTGCTGCTTCTATGGCTTCTTACCACATTTTTCAGTTCAAGGATTATGTCTGTGATGCCATTCAAATAAATACTACGGAAACCGTCTGCTCATGCGGGGAATAGAAGTGTACATTATCAACAATTTTACTTAAGACATTAAGCCTTCAAGtatttgttttgaaaagttgcttcCTATAATTACTTATAAGGGTATAaacaatcaaaatcaataaaccTCCAAAGGTAacggtttcgaaattatgtaaTCATAACCGTAACAAAAAAAccctgtttcaatccacctattTTGCAACACTAGTATTTCACGGTTAATTATGTTCTGTAAATTGTATATATTTCATTTTTAATATACATGACAATTATACAAAATACAGTTGAACATTCGAGTTCAAACAAACTCGAACCATCAGAAACAGTGGTCAGCGGGTTTGAAATTTGGTTTGGCTGTCATGATCTGCTGAAGTAAGAAGAATGGTACTGCTCACATCACGTCACACAGGCCTCAAATCTTAAAAAGGCGGTCAAAAGTATTTACTGGCTTTCGATGATGTTTTCGTTATAAACTCActttactgcccataatcggaagtcagtcccatgtagatagggaatcccatagaacatgagactgacttgcgattatgggcagtttaGCAATGTTTCTTGAAACCTGCTAACGCATCAAAATCAATTGGCACCTTAAGTTTTCTTAAAAAGGTACTCCgacttttcgaaaaaaaattgttattaaaCAATAGAAACATTTTTCTCTTCTTCAGCTTTATATAATGGTTATTTTAGAGTAGTATTACTGAAGATTTTTTTAGCTATATATTTACGCGGgtcatttatatatttatttgtaGGTAGAGGTATCCTAAAAtctagttttggacatttcctTCATCAACGAATTTCTATCGCTTAAGAAGACTCAGACTCTAGCATATTATATCATTCTACTGAGCACACTAATTTATTCTGATTGCAAGTATTGATGTACCCAAAATGACagacaaaaactgttttaaggtACCCCAACCCTCTATCGCCTGTAGTGGGTGAGGGGAGAATAGTGAGTTTAGTTATGTACGGTATGAAAACTAGGCTCGCTGGCGGTTCTAAGACATATTGTCTTGAATTATATACATTAGGAAGTACATCAGATGTTACTCAAACTGTTTTCAACTCCTATTCGACAATTTTCACGACGCCACCCGCGTTACGGCTTGGTGAGGCCAAGCTGGTGTCGAAGGGGGTCTCTTGTGGTTGTTTAACGTGTTCTTGATGGTCACATTTCGGCTAAAAATCGACAGACGGCCTTAATTGATTATTAGACTATAACATTCATGAGTAATGAAAGTAATCATTTCATTATCGTTTCAAATAGTACGATATTGCGAAAATACGCGAGCAAAATGTTCTCTGCTTAACACGGAAAAACATTGTTCTAGCTCTAAACCAAATGTTTTAGGTAACAAAATCAGTCATTTATAGATTATATTAgggcggggctggttgatgaAAAGGTGGCTCCGGAACACAGTTTGCCCTGTATTCAAAATGGGTCATCAGAATTCAATAGAGCTAACACCTCCCCAAATCCTGGAACTAAGTGATggaaacatgtttttttgaaaaccgCTGCCAGCCAGTGGGAGTTGGGATTGTTAACACAAGCACACTGTTGGGTGGATTAAATAAGAGGCTTTTCAGCAACACCCTAAGGAATGTATTCCAAACGGTATCAGATCGGTCAATTATTGTATCTCGTTAATTCCCAACAATTACGGCTAGATTACAGGGCAATACGCAAGTCACGTATCACCTAACCTCAATCGTGCACAATTCGAACGGTTGCGTGCGTTTCTTGGCCTTCCGGCACCTGTTTaggttttaattcagaaattgtACTCATGTAAATTCGTGCTGCCATAGGATCTACTTACGGAAATAAATGTTTGCTTATATCTTCACGAATTCAACGTGCTATTTACTTAAACTTCCAACAATTTCTATCTATTCTTTTTTCTTATACCTTTCTCTCATCTCTACGTGACGTCTATGTTTTTCTATCCTACCATTTCAAACGatcctttttttcctttttctatccttccatttcaaacggtccttttttcccttttcctaTCCTTCCATTTCAAATGGTCCTCACTACATCAAAATTGTCCACCGACAGGTGGTAGACCGTGGAGTTGGAAGGGGTCAGCGGGACATACCGTAACACTCCCCGACCCGTAAGGCTGGTTAGCTATCTCCGGTTCAGCTTTACCTTCTGCTGTTCCCGGCTGAAGCCCCACCTTTTCTATGTCGATCCGCGCCAGCTTTGCAACAGGTCGATGCACCATTCCGTCGGGAGTTTGCACCACGGCATCGCGAACTCGCCCATCTCGGCCCACCACGACCTTGGCTACACGTCCTCGAATCCATCCGTTGCGTATCTTCTCCTCTACGATGATCACCGAATCTCCTACCTCGATCGGTTTTGTCTCCTCAAACCACTTGGTATGACGTGCGATGGTAGGAAGATATTCCCGCACCCACCGGCGCCAAAACTGATCTACCATTGTACGGCATAGATTCCAGTCGTTCCTGCAGGCTTGTCTTGGATCCGTAAGCGTCTTCGGAGTCTGCGTTACGCCGCTCGAGCTCATTAGAAGAAAGTGGTTCGGTGTTAGAGCCTCCTGTTGCGCCGTCTCCAGAGGAATATATGTTAGCGGTCTCGAATTGACCACACTCTCAGCTTCCACTAGCAACGTTGCCAGCGTTTCTTCGTTCGGCGTTCGAGAAGACTCCATTGCAGCAAGAGCGGTTTTCACCGACCGCACTAGACGCTCCCAGGCGCCACccatgtgaggtgatccaggtgGGTTAAACACCCATTTCGTGTTCGCGTTGGTGAACGTTTCGGCAAGCTGGCGCTCGATTTTGCCCATCTCCTGCTTAAGTTCGTTGCTCGATCCCACGAAATTTGTGCCCCTGTCGCTGCGGATCTCCACAGGTGCTCCTCTGCGTCCGATGAAACGCCTGATCGCCATCTTGCAAGATTCCGTTGAAAGTGTGTGAGCGACTTCGAGATGGATTGCTCGTGTGGTCATACACGTGAACAGAGCTACCCATCGTTTTGCAATACTTCGGTTCACCCGCACGCCGATCGGCCCGAAATAGTCGACGCCTACGTAGGAAAATGGACGTACGTACGCCTGCAACCTGGCCGCCGGGAGTGGAGCCATTCGGGGTGTCGCCAGACTTGGCTTCTTGACTTTACACAAGGCGCACTCTTTAGCCACCTTACGCACGAACGGGCGCAGCTGCGATATGTGGAAACGCTGTCTCACTTCGTTCACGACAGTCTCGCCATTGGCGTGAAGAAATCGTTGGTGGTACCATTCAACCAGCAGTCTAGTCACTGGATGGGCTTTCGGCAATATTACTGGAAACTTAGCGTCAAACGCGGCGACGGTCGCAGCAGATATCCTTCCATCAGAACGAATAACACCTGCTTCGTCCAAGTACGGAGACAGTTTGTATATTTTGCTGGTTTTCTCTAGCCGCGCCTGTTGTCCTGGCTGCTTGTCCCGCATTACTGACAAAGTCGCCACCTCGTCCGGATACTGCTCACACTGCACCCAACGAAAGATTGTGGTTTCGACTGTTGCTAATTCCTCTTGAGTGAGTGGTCCGTCCAGTCGAGTCTCTCGTTTTACCGTTCGCCGTAGATTTTGTACGTAGCGATGAACATGTGCTACCGATCGATACAAATGCGTCAGTTTCGAGAATCGCTCCCACCTCACAAGTTGTGGCGGTACGATAACCTCCTTGTGCACCAAACACGACCTCAGCTCTTCATCGGTCGTCGCGCCGACTGAATCTGCATCTATGGTCCATTGATCTTCTGGCAAATATAAATCGTTGTCACCACGGAACCAACGGCCGCCTGAGGACAAACACGGCCCTTTTCCCCACTTTGTCGCATCGTCGGCGACGTTCTTTCTCGATGATATCCAACGCCATTGCTTCGCCTCCGACTTGGACAAAATCTCACCTACTCGGCAAGCTACGAACTGGCGATATCTTCGATGATCTGAATTTATCCAAGCCAGCACCGTCTTAGAGTCACACCATAACACTGTCTTCTCGACTACGAGCGAGTGCCCAGTGAGGATGGTCTTCATCAAGCGTACTCCGATTACCGCTGCCATCAACTCCAACCGTGGGATGGAGTGTGCCTTCAGTGGAGCCACCTTGGATTTCCCACCGACTAACGCAACAGAAATCCCATCCGGAAATACCGCCCGAAAGTAAGCGACACACGCATAAGCTTCTTCGCTAGCATCCACGTAGATATGCAGTTGCAGCGACAAGATATCTTTCACCGAACGTTGCGGAAAGTAGCAACGCGGAATGCTAATCTGGTCCAGATGTTTGAACAAACTCGTCCACCGCATCCACTTCCCAAGTAACTCCTCCGGAATTAGTTGATCCCATGTCGTCTTCGCCCTCCACAGCTCCTGGATTAGTACCTTGCCGTGTATGAGGAAAAAACACAACAATCCTGCCGGATCGAATGGGCTCATCACTACTCGCAGTGCCTGGCGCTTNNNNNNNNNNNNNNNNNNNNNNNNNNNNNNNNNNNNNNNNNNNNNNNNNNNNNNNNNNNNNNNNNNNNNNNNNNNNNNNNNNNNNNNNNNNNNNNNNNNNNNNNNNNNNNNNNNNNNNNNNNNNNNNNNNNNNNNNNNNNNNNNNNNNNNNNNNNNNNNNNNNNNNNNNNNNNNNNNNNNNNNNNNNNNNNNNNNNNNNNNNNNNNNNNNNNNNNNNNNNNNNNNNNNNNNNNNNNNNNNNNNNNNNNNNNNNNNNNNNNNNNNNNNNNNNNNNNNNNNNNNNNNNNNNNNNNNNNNNNNNNNNNNNNNNNNNNNNNNNNNNNNNNNNNNNNNNNNNNNNNNNNNNNNNNNNNNNNNNNNNNNNNNNNNNNNNNNNNNNNNNNNNNNNNNNNNNNNNNNNNNNNNNNNNNNNNNNNNNNNNNNNNNNNNNNNNNNNNNNNNNNNNNNNNNNNNNNNNNNNNNNNNNNNNNNNNNNNNNNNNNNNNNNNNNNNNNNNNNNNGGAGCAAtctcagccgaggtcgttgacaTTTTCTAAGTTCAAAAATCTGCAGTCACGTGTTCCTTTGGAAGGAAAGTAAAGCCGTTATTCCGATCCATGTATTGATAGGCCTGTATCCAGGGTCCAGATGGTGGAGTCACCACCGAATGCTTAATAGAAATGTTACGAACGAAAGCGAGGAATATTCGAAATGATAGATTTTTGAATACGCTAAGTAGGTATGTCCAGACTCCGTTGctatataaagaaaaaaaaattcttctgagGATGGAATTTTCAGTTGCGCTCCGATCCTGCAACAAAAAGCTCCTGAatcagacagaattaaattaaaCTTGATAAAAGATCTGATTCTACAAAAAATATGCTTGCTAAGTTTGCTTAATGTGTTTCAACAAAACATTATTCCACGTCGATGAAGACAAATGAGAGGAATGGCTATCTACAAACCGGGTAAACCAGCCTCTGTCCACAATCCGTATCGGCCGATAAGAGTATTTTCCTGCATTCGGAAACTGTCTGAGAAAATTATTTTACATCGTCTCAACAATTTATTATCAAATACataatttggctttcgcaaaggtaAGAGGATTAACAAGAGTTTTGCACtactttaagaagaaattcaaCTGCCATATATGAgcaaattattaattattattactGCTGAATGTATCTGGGTTATTCACGGAGAGTGAGTATACCTAAAGATTAGTCCCCTGTTTTAACAAAAGAGCTTGCTCACTTCTCTAGCTAATCGAAAAGTTCTGCTGCCATAGTAGCCAGCGGTATTAGCAGGAGAACACAACCGTTTGTGTGCTAACTGATCGGAAGAAAATCTTCGCCTTCCCACCATCATTAGCAGCAGTGGCTCAACGAAACGTACGCCAGCGGCAAcagtttttcattattattataaaAGTGGAATTACACGGAAGAATCTGTCTTAAGAGGATTAATTAAACAGTGGAGAGTGTTCGTTGAAGGAAACTTGGTGAATtcattatttgttttgttttctgtGTTACGAAAAAACTTTGTTTACTGTGTTACGAAAATTCTTGGTAGCCGCCCTGTCACCTAGGGTCTGGCGGGGAAATTAATATTAGCACCCAAGTAATGGTTAACTCCTACTTACAAATTGCGGATGCagtttctttgtttattattcttCTCTATTGGAACAGGGAAAATCCTCTTGAGATGAGAAAACATATCCTCACACTCTTTCTCAAATAGGCACAAAACCTCCTCGTTTTTTTCGTACCAACAGATATGACATGATCCAAATGATATATTATTACTTACAGCTATATAAATGACATCCCAAAATAAAACATCTTATctaatattaaaataataatattaaaataagCATTACGAAACATATATAAAATAACGGGTCAAGTTTTTCAAAGGAACACTACATAGGCGTTTTAGGGGAAACACGGGACAAGTTAAAATCAAAGGAGGTGTAACATTGGTTGAAAATTTTGCACATCCTTGCCATCGGTTCATTGAACTCacaacgggtgttcaataaaaaaaatgacaatgctttcaatacctttctgtaatgaaagtattatttttttctctccaagagaatcgcTCTCTGGACACCCCCAAAAAATGGGTGACACGTTTCTTTTCGGTCGGGtgctgctgtcagttcaatcggcGATGGCATCAAAAcaactccgcgagcgtgttgtacggttttacgaaacgcatggtcatcgtggaaaaaagtttacgttaGACTCCTTTTTAAGACGTGCacatgagtacagtttaccgcaTCCTGGCATCATTGAACGTGAAgtggaaggccggtagcggccgtccggcgaagataatgacgaagaagaaagAAACGTTGGAAAAGCTGCTCCAGGTCCAAGGTGACTTCCTTGTGGTACAGCAGAGGTAGCGGTAATTGTTTCAGAcgttttctcctattttcactGACATTACGCGGCCAACGAGATACGAGGAAGTATAACGAATTGTATATTATCGTTTTGCTTGATCCAGCATTTGCAGAATAGTTGAAAAGGTTGACGATACCAGATTAAATACAAGATTCGCTTTTTGTCACATCAGCGAATTGCTGGCCAGATCAGATAATTTTgtcaaataattaagcaatccACACTCGACTACGTtcaataaacgttttatgagaCCTGTTCCTAGTTGTGGTTATCCTCTTCTTGCAAAAATTCTATCATTTCGCATCAAAATATGATCATACATCGGtagattatttatttattgccgACACTAAATATCGtcagataatttcaaaatttcgaggccaaaattgttgaaaatttctaaaaaattgaCCCAAAATCGTGTTATAGTTAGGTTAGGTTATTCAATTCCGACTCCAACTTGCCACTGTCAATCATATTTCCCATAGACCCCGTTTATTCTCGGTTTGATTTGATTAAAACatcaaatttgctttaaaaacttatttttgcTACATCTACAAATTGCTTGCCAGATCGGATAGTTTCCAATCGATTTCTGATATTTTAGTTATATGTTATCCCGCTGGTACGTACGACGCTGCACTAAGTTAgtgccggattctgatgagacgaactcAAAGCGCAAATTCCGTAACTGTCTTAGTACCTCCCGTAATGACACCTCGTGGGTCTAAAAGATTGTGTGACACCGATAACGATGATGACAGCACGTCTCACCGGCCGGCAAAACTTTTGTGTACTACAATTGGTGCGTACGAAACGGTGTTCTGAGTGAAGGCTGATAAGCTGGTTACCAGAGGTAGGGAGATGCGTACGCTGAGTTTTGTGTCGCTCAAAGTGAGCATGCCAGTTAGTCTTAAAGCATGGCCAATTGGTTCCGTTAATGAGACAATGTAGAACGAGTTGGTCTGAATTTTTGGAGACCCCTGTACATTTTGTTTCCATCCCTAATCACAGTACAGACGCCGTTAACATCCAAGTAAGCTCCGATTCTAGTAAATTCAACTTCTTGTTCGTCTATTATCAGAACGTTcgtggaatgagaacaaaaatgcaaaaatcactTCCGGCGATTACGAAATTATCGTTCAGTATTCTATGtcgcggaggtggtgttctcatcgcagtgaagaaaaatctaaCCGGAACTGTACTAAATATGCCTGGATGTAAAGGCTTGGAACAGGTTGTTGTAAGCGTTTTGTTGCCTGGTCGTTGGTTGTTGAGGCCGAACAGTGGTCCTGATTTGGACAATGTTCACTCCTCGGAGGTCCAAAACATTCTCGACAAAGCCAACAGATCAGATAATGTACATATTTGCTCGGCAACTTCGAATTTGTGATGATGTACATAAGTTATCTCGTTCCAACAGTCGAGAAGCGTAAACAAATTgatgcaatatatttttatatagcGAAAGCATTTGATAAGGTACCTCCACAATATTGCTATTATGAAACTGCAGCGAGTGGGATTTCCTCCATGGGTAACAAGACTGCTGCAATCCTACCGCTCCGAACGATCTGCTTTCGTTAGAAGTGGCACAATGTGTTCAAGTGCGTTTGAAACGTCAACCTGTgtccctcaaggaagccacttagGACCACTCATCTTTGCCTTATACATCAACGATCTCTACAGCTATATCAAATCTTCGCTGATGAtctaaaaatctttcgttcaattgccTCAGGACACGACTGTGGTGTGCTTCAAGATGATATAGCCAGCGCGATAAATGTAAGGTTTGTATGTTTTGGGCGCTCGACATTTTCCATTGACTCGGTTGGAGTGGTTTTTAAGATGGTATTAAACTGATCTTCGCTACTATGCCAAATCCGGCCAAAAGATTGTTAAATGAAATCAATATGATGATAGTGAAAATACTCGCTCGCTCTAGCGTTCGTTTCTTCTCTAGTTACATTTTTCCTGTGAAATTTCGCTACTCGCTCGGAAGTTTTGCATAATAAAAGCCAAACCACCTACCAAATTCGCCCCGACCACTCCCGTCTTTATGTTTTTCTGTATCACAAATTTCCGTTTACTGGTAGGGACCATCTGGTATTCAGTAGTAATCGAAAGCGAGCAACGCTCTTCACGTTTGAGTACAACGTATATGTCCCTTAACAAGAGGGGGAGATTGACGGTGTGGTCACCAATCTGAAGACTTGTTGAGGTAGAGAGTTAGCCCGTTCAAAAACTTTTCGCTTCAGCCAGTTAAGATACCTGGACGTGAACAATTGTGTTCGGCATCGTTCGTAGATGGATGGATGGACTGCTCTACCTAGCTAGTTGGCCTGTTCAACTTTTTGTGCCATgaattaaatgtcaaaaaatagGCATTACAGCCTGTTGTCACGGTAAGGCACGGTGCTGTAATTACGGAGAAACTCGAAGGGGAAAATGATTGAACTAAAGATACTGAAAAAATGT is part of the Topomyia yanbarensis strain Yona2022 chromosome 1, ASM3024719v1, whole genome shotgun sequence genome and encodes:
- the LOC131689932 gene encoding uncharacterized protein LOC131689932, producing MSPFDPAGLLCFFLIHGKVLIQELWRAKTTWDQLIPEELLGKWMRWTSLFKHLDQISIPRCYFPQRSVKDILSLQLHIYVDASEEAYACVAYFRAVFPDGISVALVGGKSKVAPLKAHSIPRLELMAAVIGVRLMKTILTGHSLVVEKTVLWCDSKTVLAWINSDHRRYRQFVACRVGEILSKSEAKQWRWISSRKNVADDATKWGKGPCLSSGGRWFRGDNDLYLPEDQWTIDADSVGATTDEELRSCLVHKEVIVPPQLVRWERFSKLTHLYRSVAHVHRYVQNLRRTVKRETRLDGPLTQEELATVETTIFRWVQCEQYPDEVATLSVMRDKQPGQQARLEKTSKIYKLSPYLDEAGVIRSDGRISAATVAAFDAKFPVILPKAHPVTRLLVEWYHQRFLHANGETVVNEVRQRFHISQLRPFVRKVAKECALCKVKKPSLATPRMAPLPAARLQAYVRPFSYVGVDYFGPIGVRVNRSIAKRWVALFTCMTTRAIHLEVAHTLSTESCKMAIRRFIGRRGAPVEIRSDRGTNFVGSSNELKQEMGKIERQLAETFTNANTKWVFNPPGSPHMGGAWERLVRSVKTALAAMESSRTPNEETLATLLVEAESVVNSRPLTYIPLETAQQEALTPNHFLLMSSSGVTQTPKTLTDPRQACRNDWNLCRTMVDQFWRRWVREYLPTIARHTKWFEETKPIEVGDSVIIVEEKIRNGWIRGRVAKVVVGRDGRVRDAVVQTPDGMVHRPVAKLARIDIEKVGLQPGTAEGKAEPEIANQPYGSGSVTVCPADPFQLHGLPPVGGQF